Proteins from a single region of Anastrepha ludens isolate Willacy chromosome 5, idAnaLude1.1, whole genome shotgun sequence:
- the LOC128864756 gene encoding uncharacterized protein LOC128864756, which produces MQKIFMDNTTPGAIGTANESGWMTSIEYLKFMLHFIKHANASKNSPTLLLLDNHVSHLSVEAIDLAIAHGITIVSFPPHCSHRMQPLDVSVFGPFKAMFHNQCQA; this is translated from the coding sequence ATGCAAAAGATTTTCATGGATAACACAACACCTGGTGCAATTGGTACCGCTAATGAATCTGGATGGATGACTTCTATTGAATATCTAAAGTTTATGTTGCATTTCATAAAGCATGCAAATGCATCAAAGAATTCACCAACTCTATTGCTGTTGGATAACCACGTTTCTCATCTCAGTGTCGAGGCTATAGATTTGGCAATTGCTCATGGTATCACAATTGTTTCGTTTCCCCCTCATTGTTCACATCGCATGCAACCATTAGATGTGAGCGTGTTCGGTCCATTTAAAGCTATGTTCCACAACCAATGCCAAGCTTGA
- the LOC128863942 gene encoding U-Kazal-Dg21.2-like, translated as MKIVATLLILVILATAKGDQSNGSEKCTNACPRIFSPVCAVSGGAVDDKEGGGDGALVYRYFHNDCIRRYASCSTGTVWRITSMSLCLQHVDPLVREQCLRPCPFIYEPICATNGEVKEIFGNSCVLEVENCLSIETWTLTDDSDCGL; from the exons atgaaaatcGTTGCTacgttattaattttggttattCTCGCAACTGCAAAAGGCGACCAATCAAACGGCAGTGAGAAATGCACGAATGCCTGCCCGAGAATATTCAGTCCTGTTTGTGCCGTTTCCGGTGGCGCAGTCGATGATAAGGAAGGTGGTGGTGACGGCGCCCTTGTCTATCGTTACTTCCATAATGATTGCATTCGCCGTTATGCGAGTTGTAGTACGGGCACAG TTTGGCGCATTACATCGATGTCACTTTGTCTCCAGCACGTTGATCCTTTGGTGCGTGAGCAATGCCTGCGTCCTTGCCCCTTTATTTACGAACCCATTTGTGCAACCAATGGCGAAGTGAAGGAGATTTTCGGCAATAGCTGCGTACTGGAAGTTGAGAACTGCCTGTCGATTGAGA cATGGACTTTAACAGATGACAGCGACTGCGGTTTGTGA